Proteins encoded in a region of the Xiphophorus couchianus chromosome 11, X_couchianus-1.0, whole genome shotgun sequence genome:
- the LOC114152639 gene encoding claudin-15-like isoform X2, producing MNPIVEAVACFLGFLGWIMVGVALPNRYWRESTVDGNIITTSAVYENLWMSCSTDATGVHNCRDFPSLLELNGYIQAARALMIASIVFGTFGLVGTLVGMQCTKVCGENYVLKGRIVAIGGVFFLLQGLCTMIAVSWYAANITQQFFDQLYAGTKYELGQALYIGWSSAVLALCGGSCLLCACKLNSSSEKMSYPYQPASRRHVLSTVATSQSAQINYGRNAYV from the exons ATGAATCCAATTGTGGAAGCTGTTGCGTGCTTTTTGGGCTTTTTGGGATGGATTATGGTTGGTGTGGCCCTTCCAAATCGATACTGGAGAGAGTCTACAGTCGACGGTAACATTATTACCACCTCAGCCGTCTATGAAAATCTGTGGATGTCCTGCTCAACGGACGCCACAGGGGTTCACAACTGCCGAGATTTCCCATCCTTGCTGGAGCTAAATG GGTACATCCAGGCCGCCCGAGCGCTGATGATTGCCTCCATTGTGTTTGGGACATTTGGCCTTGTGGGGACCCTCGTGGGGATGCAGTGCACCAAAGTATGCGGAGAAAACTATGTTCTGAAAGGCCGGATCGTGGCGATCGGcggggtgttttttttacttcaag GGCTTTGCACCATGATTGCTGTGTCTTGGTATGCAGCTAACATCACCCAGCAGTTCTTCGACCAGCTTTATGCTGGGACAAA GTATGAGCTTGGACAGGCCCTCTACATCGGCTGGTCATCCGCTGTACTCGCCCTCTGTGGAGGCTCCTGCCTGTTGTGCGCTTGCAAGCTAAATTCTTCCAGTGAAAAGAT GTCCTACCCATACCAGCCAGCCTCCAGAAGACACGTGCTGTCTACTGTGGCAACGTCTCAGTCGGCACAGATCAACTATGGCAGGAACGCTTATGTCTGA